The Sulfurospirillum halorespirans DSM 13726 genome has a window encoding:
- a CDS encoding GTP pyrophosphokinase encodes MENNKHSLIAEYEKELKQYENFSDKMDILIKELLDQENISYHSIENRVKEKSSLSRKIDGKNKYQNLSEITDIVGCRIISYFEIDVEKIVALLTKEFKIDEVNSIDKKKILDPDRFGYLSYHIICSINDERAQLREYKNYKDLKFEIQVRTILQHAWAEIEHDIGYKSNIAVPREFRRKFSRIASILEIADDEFSRLKLDIHNYVETISKKGFENIDINAESLKLFIEQSNDLEEIEAYIIDKLELKTLAFSEQMQSANISLFLNIINTFTTFKEILEIQNSLQKHKELIKKFIVKWAHVRGKLLERFRENFEQKDGFIIGYALMIEFLETNHKEGLGAFFPSLPAPEKDEAVALAVRIYREITHSQQKQKSLHVKNTEARICQRQQR; translated from the coding sequence GTGGAAAACAACAAACATTCTCTCATCGCCGAATACGAAAAAGAGCTCAAGCAGTATGAAAACTTTAGCGACAAAATGGACATTTTAATCAAAGAACTCCTTGACCAAGAGAACATCTCGTACCACTCCATCGAAAATCGGGTCAAAGAGAAAAGCAGTTTATCACGCAAAATAGACGGTAAAAATAAATACCAAAACCTCAGCGAAATTACCGATATTGTTGGCTGTCGCATCATCAGTTATTTTGAAATCGATGTTGAAAAAATCGTCGCACTGCTCACCAAAGAGTTTAAAATCGATGAAGTTAATTCCATCGACAAAAAAAAGATTCTCGATCCTGACCGCTTTGGCTACCTCTCGTATCACATCATCTGCTCCATCAACGACGAACGCGCACAACTTCGAGAGTATAAAAACTACAAAGACCTCAAATTTGAGATCCAAGTGCGAACCATTTTACAACACGCGTGGGCAGAGATCGAACACGACATCGGTTACAAGTCCAACATCGCCGTTCCTAGGGAATTTCGCCGAAAATTCTCACGTATCGCAAGCATTCTTGAAATTGCCGACGATGAATTTAGCAGACTCAAACTGGATATCCACAACTATGTTGAAACCATCTCCAAAAAAGGGTTTGAAAACATCGACATTAACGCTGAAAGCCTCAAACTTTTCATCGAGCAATCCAATGATCTTGAAGAGATCGAAGCTTATATTATCGACAAGCTAGAGCTCAAAACGCTTGCTTTTTCAGAACAGATGCAATCAGCCAATATCAGCCTCTTTTTGAACATTATCAACACCTTTACCACGTTTAAAGAGATCTTGGAGATTCAAAATTCTCTTCAAAAACATAAAGAGCTCATCAAAAAATTTATCGTAAAATGGGCACACGTGAGAGGGAAATTGTTGGAGCGGTTTCGTGAAAATTTCGAACAAAAAGATGGGTTCATCATCGGTTATGCTTTAATGATCGAGTTTTTAGAAACCAATCATAAAGAGGGACTCGGAGCGTTTTTTCCAAGCCTTCCCGCCCCAGAAAAAGATGAGGCAGTGGCATTGGCGGTGAGAATTTACAGAGAAATTACACATAGTCAGCAAAAGCAGAAATCCTTACATGTAAAAAATACAGAAGCTAGAATCTGCCAAAGGCAACAAAGGTAA
- a CDS encoding helix-turn-helix domain-containing protein, whose translation MISQERVRSLVRQLRAKLLPFHFIETVKGEGYKIVNTKIEEEIDSTKSTIMKFFLPLLPLADSSFCIFYM comes from the coding sequence GTGATCAGCCAAGAACGCGTTAGATCGCTTGTGAGACAACTGCGTGCGAAACTACTTCCGTTTCATTTCATCGAAACAGTCAAAGGCGAAGGCTACAAAATCGTCAATACCAAAATAGAAGAAGAGATTGATAGCACAAAAAGCACTATCATGAAATTTTTCTTACCTTTGTTGCCTTTGGCAGATTCTAGCTTCTGTATTTTTTACATGTAA
- a CDS encoding OprD family outer membrane porin: MKWAKLSLVAVAALSTMAYAGDSLEDAFKNGKVSGDLRFVYTGGSKSDAVNETAPVNNVNVGSVAVELRYITDDFKGFNLGIGFQSAHDLGFQNRDAVGSKDPDSEDDARNSVSTTLLSEAYIKYTISKSDIMVGRQKIKTPLIMTSTAFALEDSFDAAVLTVRELPDTMIKLIYIQEWQMRYGSEAAGNSQQDEHYSDGMYSLFFKNTSIKGLTLDGQYLTIDEDKKYGTAPYSIWDAPVFIKAGGYDEYYLQADYKLPIDLPLSLAMTYAGAKYDNPIIAGNDEATLYGFKVATTLSGVKLNLAYTTMDDEANFPGTFGHVPDVISYTDMLTNNSIFAGVDGYSIEALYGFGIPGFNSGLKYAHYTQSDKGIINSGNAMNLDGADEINILI, from the coding sequence ATGAAATGGGCTAAATTATCTTTAGTAGCTGTGGCGGCACTAAGTACAATGGCGTATGCGGGCGATTCTTTAGAAGATGCTTTTAAAAACGGTAAAGTGAGTGGTGATCTTAGATTTGTTTATACGGGCGGTAGTAAGTCAGATGCTGTCAATGAAACGGCACCTGTTAATAATGTCAATGTCGGTTCTGTTGCGGTTGAGTTAAGGTACATAACCGATGATTTTAAAGGGTTTAACTTAGGTATTGGCTTTCAATCAGCACATGATCTAGGCTTCCAAAACAGAGATGCGGTCGGTTCCAAAGATCCTGATAGTGAAGATGATGCACGTAACTCTGTGAGTACAACACTACTTTCAGAAGCCTATATCAAATACACGATTTCTAAATCGGACATCATGGTTGGACGACAAAAAATTAAAACACCACTGATTATGACCAGTACAGCGTTTGCACTTGAAGACTCTTTTGATGCTGCTGTATTAACCGTGAGAGAACTCCCTGATACGATGATTAAGTTGATCTATATCCAAGAGTGGCAGATGCGATATGGTAGCGAGGCTGCAGGCAATTCTCAACAAGATGAACACTATAGTGATGGCATGTACTCTCTGTTTTTTAAAAATACCAGTATCAAAGGTTTAACACTTGACGGACAATACCTCACAATCGATGAAGATAAAAAGTATGGTACAGCTCCGTACTCAATCTGGGATGCACCTGTTTTCATAAAAGCGGGTGGGTATGATGAGTATTATCTCCAAGCAGACTACAAACTACCGATTGATTTACCGCTTTCTTTAGCGATGACCTATGCGGGCGCAAAATACGATAATCCAATCATTGCAGGCAACGATGAGGCAACGCTCTATGGATTTAAAGTTGCAACGACACTCAGTGGTGTAAAACTCAACCTGGCTTACACAACGATGGATGATGAAGCGAATTTTCCAGGAACCTTTGGTCATGTCCCTGATGTTATTTCGTACACCGATATGTTAACAAATAACTCCATTTTTGCAGGTGTTGATGGATATTCTATTGAAGCATTGTATGGTTTTGGCATCCCTGGCTTTAACTCAGGGCTTAAGTATGCACACTATACGCAAAGCGATAAAGGAATTATCAATTCTGGTAATGCAATGAACTTAGATGGGGCAGATGAGATAAATATATTGATCTAA
- a CDS encoding cytochrome c3 family protein produces MIKKLFLIIKNNLLLTLLVGVLVGLLSSWVLYEGLHRTSDDRFCIVCHEMKPMVAAYHNDVHGGNGKVGIKVSCVACHLPHDNVFAYIATKARNGVVEGAIHFFGNPDAIDWQANRANRAHFVEDTACAGCHTNYKTNEAISEQGRKMHAHYDSLKDTDKEISCASCHVEVGHKGLRSMLNYYNPEYEYYKGKLDKQKEVAEKKLAEEMK; encoded by the coding sequence ATGATCAAGAAACTATTTCTCATCATCAAAAACAACCTTCTTCTAACGTTGTTGGTTGGGGTATTGGTTGGGTTACTCAGTTCATGGGTGCTGTATGAAGGGCTTCATCGAACGAGTGACGATCGGTTTTGTATCGTGTGTCACGAGATGAAACCCATGGTTGCAGCGTATCATAATGATGTGCATGGCGGAAACGGTAAAGTAGGCATCAAAGTAAGCTGTGTTGCGTGTCACTTACCGCATGACAATGTCTTTGCATACATCGCAACGAAGGCTCGAAATGGCGTTGTAGAAGGAGCGATTCACTTCTTTGGCAATCCTGATGCGATTGATTGGCAAGCCAATCGTGCTAATAGGGCGCATTTTGTAGAAGACACTGCGTGTGCAGGATGTCACACCAACTACAAAACCAATGAAGCGATCAGTGAGCAAGGTCGTAAAATGCATGCACATTACGATAGCTTGAAAGATACGGATAAAGAGATAAGCTGTGCTTCATGTCACGTCGAAGTGGGGCATAAAGGGCTTAGAAGCATGCTCAATTACTATAACCCTGAGTATGAATACTACAAAGGTAAGTTAGACAAACAAAAAGAAGTGGCTGAGAAAAAATTAGCCGAAGAGATGAAATAG
- a CDS encoding cytochrome c3 family protein codes for MRNKKTLLAVGVFLIFSVMALVGSDVNTSSPKITITPELKEKFPMKPHHEKLAFKCVDCHEGQGDDPENFKAIDDKGCLSCHKTKQFLADRLKFMDALHTNPHNSIHDGPKLYCDECHYEHKKSDNMCLSCHSNDVKLWMRPTP; via the coding sequence ATGCGTAACAAAAAAACTCTTCTAGCGGTAGGGGTTTTTCTTATCTTCAGTGTGATGGCTTTGGTGGGGAGTGACGTGAACACTTCTTCCCCAAAGATCACCATCACACCTGAACTGAAAGAGAAATTTCCCATGAAGCCTCATCATGAAAAGCTCGCATTTAAATGCGTTGATTGTCATGAGGGTCAAGGAGATGACCCTGAAAATTTTAAAGCGATTGACGATAAAGGGTGTTTATCCTGTCATAAAACAAAACAGTTCTTGGCAGATAGACTTAAATTTATGGATGCATTACATACCAATCCACACAACTCCATTCATGATGGTCCAAAACTCTATTGTGATGAGTGTCACTACGAACACAAAAAGTCAGACAATATGTGTTTAAGCTGTCATAGCAATGATGTGAAACTATGGATGAGGCCGACACCATGA